CAAGTCCCTCTGCAATTGCAGTTTTACCAACACCTGGTTCTCCAACTAATATAGGATTGTTTTTCTTTCTTCTACTTAAAACTTGAACAACTCTTGAAATCTCATTTTCTCTTCCAATTACTGGGTCAATCTCACCTTTTTTTGCAAGAGCTACTAATTCAACACTATTTTTTTCAAGTACACTTGAAGAAGATTTTTCATCACTTGTTTCTTCTAAATCATCTATTGAACTATTGTGTGAAATCTCTTCTAATATATCAACTTTTTGAACACCATTTGATTTTAAAAGATATGATGAGTATGAATTTTCATCTTTTATTATTGAAACAAACATATCCTCAACTCCAGCATCTCTTTTGCCACTTGCTTGAGTGTGTGCAACCATATACTCTATTGTTTGACTCAAACTTATACTCTCTATTGGTTCATCTTCAATATTCTCTGGTAATACAGGTGTATTTTCATCTATGTATTTTTTTGTTTTTTCAAACAAATCATCTGTATTTAATCCTAAATTTGTCAATAAGTTCTCAATAACCTCATCATGTAAAGTCATTAAAAAAATATGTTCCAATGTCAAATATTCATGCCTACTAGTTTTTGCATAGCTTACAGCTTGTGCAAATATGCTTCTTAATTCATTGCTAATCATAATAAATTCCTATTCTTTTTCCATTAAAGCTTTTAAAGGAAAGCCCTTTTCTCTTGCCATTTTGGTAACTTGTGCAACTTTTGTAGCAGCAATTTCATGGGTATAAACTCCACATAAAGCTTTTCCTTTATTATGTATAGTTAACATAATTTGTGCTGCTTCTTCTTGACCTTTTCTAAAAACTTTTACTAAAACATCTATTACAAAATCCATTGTAGAGTAATCATCATTTAATAAAAATACTTTATACTTCTTTGGTTCTTCCAATTGTATATCATTATCTAACTCTACTTCAAATTCATTAGCCACTTCAAACCTTTTTTCGATAAAATATTAAATATAAAATATTATACCAAAAAAGAAATTACAATGATAAAAGATAAAAATTACTATTTAAATAAAAGTTTATTTATAAGTGCAACAAATACAGATGTAGGGAAAACTTATGCATGTAAAAAATTTGCAAAGTTTTTAAGCAGTTTAGGTCTAAAGGTAGGATACTTCAAACCTTTTGAAACAGGGGTAAAAGATAAACCTCTTGATGGTAGTGCTATGCTTGAGTTAGTAAAAAGCTTAAATAATGAGTTTAATTTTGATATTAATGATGTGGTTCCATATCAGTTCGAACTTCCAGCAGCCCCATATGTAGCAAAAAAAGATGTTGTTCTTGATTTTGATTTTTTAATAAAAAAGAAAAAAGAGCTAGAACAAAAGTGTGATGTACTTATAATTGAAGGAGCAGGTGGACTTATGGTTCCAATTGATAAAGATATTTTTATAATTGATTTAATAAAGAAGTTTCAAGCCCATGCAATACTTATAACTCCTAGTAAACTTGGATGTATCAATGATACTTTATTAAGTATAAATGCTTTAAAACAAAAAAATATAGATTTTGATTTTTACATAAATTTATATGAAGATAAAGATAGTTTCAATGAAGTCTCTTTACCATTTTTAAAAGAGTATTTTCCTAAGTTAAACTATCTAATGGAAGTTTAATTTCAAAACAAGCACCAAGATACTCTTTTTCTTTGTGCTTGAAGTTTTTATTTTTGACTTTAATTGTTCCATTTAGATGTTTTACAATTATTTCTCTTGTCATATAAAGACCTATTCCTGTCCCTTGACTTTGGTGTTTTGTAGTGAAATATGGTTCAAAAATTTTATCCATAATTTTTTCATCTATTCCACCACCATTATCTTGAATAGTTATAAATACAAAACTACCTTTTATAAAATTTTTCATAATAATCAATCTGTTTTTAGAACTATTTTGAGTTAAAGCATCTTTTGCATTTGTCAAAATATTTAATATACTTTGTGTTAATTCATTTTGTATTGTATTTAGCTCTACATCTTCAAATTCATAAACTACTTCTATAAAATTATTTTTAAAAGCTGAATTCATTATATTTATATCTTTTTTTATAAGTTTTACTAAAGAGAATTTCTCTTTTTCTTTAGTAGGTTTAAAAAAACTTCTAAAATCTTCAATAGTATGAGATAAATATTGTGTAGTATCAACTATAATTTCCAAATCTTTTTTTAACTCTTCTTTGCTTGCAAGTTCATAATCAATCTTTATTGACATTCCACTTGCTGCTGTACTTATTGTACTTAAAGGTTGTCTCCATTGATGAGCTATATTTCCTATCATTTCACCCATTGATGCCATTTTTGATTGATTAAATAACATCTGGTCTTTTTTTCTATTTTTTAAAACCTCTTCATCAACCTTATCTTTTAGTCTCATATTTAGTTTTTCTAATTCTTCTGTTTTCTCATTTACTTTGCTTTCTAGTGTTGCATTCATATTTTTTAAAGCACATTTTTGACTTTCAATATTTGTTTTATATTTTTTAAAAATCATTTCAATTTTTTTTGAAAGAAGCAATGTTAAAAGTGAACCAAATAAAATCACTAAAAAAGCTATTTTTATACTATTGTTTAAAAACTTATCTTCTTCATTTTTTTTAGTACCTAAAACATCAATTATGCTATTTTCTAAATTTCTTAAATCAATACTTGTTAAAATAACCCAATTCCAATCTTTTATTAATTTATACGCAATTAATTTTTCATAATTCTTTGTCCAATAAAAATTAATCTTTTCAAAATCTTTTAAATTAAACTTTCTTTCTATATGTAACTTTAAATCAGTAAGAACAAAATTTTCTAATTTTGTTCTTGTTATATTTTTCAAATCTTTATTATATATTACAATTGTTTGTTTTGAACTATTTTTTATAAACTCTACTCTATTAACAACTTCTTCTTTTATTTGCTTGTCAATGTCACTTTTATATTTACCATATCCTACAAACCAATTAAAAGGTTCAAATTTTTTTATATAAGAAATTTTTTCGTATTTTATTGAAGAGTTTGGCTTTTTAAAAAGATATTGAATAAAGCCCTCATTTAATTTACGAAAAGTTTTTCTATACTTTTGTAAAAAATTTTGATGTTCTTTACTTTCAATATCTATTATATTTTGATGTTCAAGTTTTTTGTTTATTGGATATAAATAAGGAATAATAGTTTTTTTTCTATCTTCTAAAACAAAATAATATGTATCATTTTCAAATCTAATTTGTGTTAAACTTTGTATTAAATCTTTTTTAATTTCTTTATTTGAGGCTATTCCTGTATATGTATTATATTTATTTAAAATAATATCATAAGCCATTTCTACTCTTTTTTTTATTTTTTCATTCATAATTTGTTTTTGAGTAGTTTTTTTATACTTAATATAATCATCCATAGTAGTTAATTTTTGAGATAGTTTGTTTTTTTCTTCAAGTATAAGTTTTTCTTTCAATCTTGAAATATCTTCATTGAATTTTTTTTCTGTACTTCGCACTTGTGTATAAGTAACTAAAGTTGTTAATAATATAATTAATATAATTGGAGTAAATATTATTAATTTAGATAAGTTTTTTTCTTGGAACATAATAAAAAAAGTGCTTAGTTATAGCCATTGTAAAACCTTTTTATAGTAAAAAGCAACTAAAATAAAAACTGATGAAATAATATAAGTAATTATATCAAGAGAAGTTAAACTTGCCATTAAACCTATAAAAATTGTCGTAACAACATTTGAAAGCATAAAAACCATATCATTATATGAAATAACTCTTCCTAGATATTTTTCTTCGCAATTTTCTTGCAAAAGTGCATATGTATATGACCAAATAACTGTTGTAAAAAATCCAGTAAAAAAAAGTCCTATAAGAGCATAATAAAAATTAAATTGAAAGGTAGCCCATAAAGCAATAGCAAGACCTTGAAATATTAAAATATAAAAAAATGTATTCTTATTTGCAAATCGTCCTAAAAAATATGGTCCAATCATCAAAGCAAATGCTCTTATTGCATTTGAAATTCCAATAGATAAGGGTACAGCAATTACATATTTGTACTCATTTTTTGCAAGTAAGGTTACAAGTGCATCAAAAGATGTTAATCCTACA
The window above is part of the Malaciobacter marinus genome. Proteins encoded here:
- a CDS encoding cache domain-containing protein; this translates as MFQEKNLSKLIIFTPIILIILLTTLVTYTQVRSTEKKFNEDISRLKEKLILEEKNKLSQKLTTMDDYIKYKKTTQKQIMNEKIKKRVEMAYDIILNKYNTYTGIASNKEIKKDLIQSLTQIRFENDTYYFVLEDRKKTIIPYLYPINKKLEHQNIIDIESKEHQNFLQKYRKTFRKLNEGFIQYLFKKPNSSIKYEKISYIKKFEPFNWFVGYGKYKSDIDKQIKEEVVNRVEFIKNSSKQTIVIYNKDLKNITRTKLENFVLTDLKLHIERKFNLKDFEKINFYWTKNYEKLIAYKLIKDWNWVILTSIDLRNLENSIIDVLGTKKNEEDKFLNNSIKIAFLVILFGSLLTLLLSKKIEMIFKKYKTNIESQKCALKNMNATLESKVNEKTEELEKLNMRLKDKVDEEVLKNRKKDQMLFNQSKMASMGEMIGNIAHQWRQPLSTISTAASGMSIKIDYELASKEELKKDLEIIVDTTQYLSHTIEDFRSFFKPTKEKEKFSLVKLIKKDINIMNSAFKNNFIEVVYEFEDVELNTIQNELTQSILNILTNAKDALTQNSSKNRLIIMKNFIKGSFVFITIQDNGGGIDEKIMDKIFEPYFTTKHQSQGTGIGLYMTREIIVKHLNGTIKVKNKNFKHKEKEYLGACFEIKLPLDSLT
- the bioD gene encoding dethiobiotin synthase — protein: MIKDKNYYLNKSLFISATNTDVGKTYACKKFAKFLSSLGLKVGYFKPFETGVKDKPLDGSAMLELVKSLNNEFNFDINDVVPYQFELPAAPYVAKKDVVLDFDFLIKKKKELEQKCDVLIIEGAGGLMVPIDKDIFIIDLIKKFQAHAILITPSKLGCINDTLLSINALKQKNIDFDFYINLYEDKDSFNEVSLPFLKEYFPKLNYLMEV
- the clpS gene encoding ATP-dependent Clp protease adapter ClpS, whose protein sequence is MANEFEVELDNDIQLEEPKKYKVFLLNDDYSTMDFVIDVLVKVFRKGQEEAAQIMLTIHNKGKALCGVYTHEIAATKVAQVTKMAREKGFPLKALMEKE